The Methanolacinia petrolearia DSM 11571 genome has a segment encoding these proteins:
- a CDS encoding tetratricopeptide repeat protein: protein MKKMNILLTVILMVIPALLSSGCMGHPDEDYQERLAEFAAKVNASAEYYDQMVESDPENSTAWCVRAMYYNGNFNQYDKALESVNRSLELEPEYALAWYVKGIILLNSGDKDGASVCFDNAVKYDPSLAGSIPDVDEFGSEGTDFIAVSYKEE from the coding sequence ATGAAAAAGATGAACATATTACTGACCGTTATTCTTATGGTGATCCCAGCCCTCCTCTCCTCCGGGTGCATGGGGCATCCGGATGAGGACTACCAGGAGAGACTGGCAGAATTTGCCGCAAAAGTGAATGCAAGTGCAGAGTATTACGACCAGATGGTGGAATCAGATCCTGAAAACTCGACTGCATGGTGCGTCAGGGCGATGTATTACAACGGCAATTTCAACCAGTACGATAAAGCCCTGGAAAGCGTGAACCGTTCGCTTGAACTGGAACCGGAATATGCTCTTGCATGGTACGTTAAAGGCATCATCCTCTTGAATTCGGGCGATAAGGACGGGGCTTCGGTATGCTTCGATAATGCAGTGAAATATGATCCGTCTCTTGCCGGATCGATTCCGGATGTCGATGAGTTCGGATCGGAGGGGACTGATTTTATTGCGGTCTCCTATAAAGAAGAATGA
- a CDS encoding class I SAM-dependent methyltransferase, with protein sequence MDLKRFERITQKPPIYEKGNCEMWNDDHISKILLETHLSQESDLASRRKPAIEKTVGWILDRLGKENAKILDLGCGPGLYCEMLTEAGHDVTGVDLSKRSIDYAKKSAEESGLNIEYINKNYLDLDLSEKFDLVMMIFCDFDVLNPDERDNLLEKIYSVLKPGGMFVFDTMNDNTPAIMNPGEKSWEATASGGFWRAEPYLALTESFHYEDEKVILSQTIIYSEPDDYRIYRFWTNYYNSSDLKQILEGRGFSDVTCYENVLSTEDFYCAETVDFYTAIK encoded by the coding sequence ATGGATTTAAAGAGATTTGAACGAATTACTCAAAAGCCCCCTATCTACGAGAAGGGCAACTGCGAGATGTGGAACGACGATCACATCTCGAAGATTCTCCTTGAAACGCACCTGAGCCAGGAGTCGGATCTTGCAAGCCGGAGAAAACCGGCGATTGAAAAGACAGTCGGATGGATTCTTGACCGGCTTGGAAAGGAAAACGCCAAAATCCTCGATCTCGGGTGCGGTCCGGGACTATACTGCGAGATGCTTACAGAGGCAGGGCATGATGTCACCGGCGTTGACCTCTCGAAAAGGTCCATAGATTATGCAAAGAAATCAGCAGAGGAGAGTGGCCTGAATATAGAATACATCAACAAAAATTATCTCGATCTTGATCTTTCCGAAAAGTTCGATCTCGTTATGATGATCTTCTGCGATTTCGATGTCCTTAATCCTGACGAGAGAGACAATCTGCTTGAGAAGATATATTCGGTATTGAAGCCCGGCGGAATGTTCGTCTTCGATACGATGAACGACAACACACCTGCCATAATGAACCCCGGTGAAAAAAGCTGGGAAGCTACCGCTTCAGGCGGATTCTGGAGGGCCGAACCGTACCTTGCCCTTACGGAATCGTTCCATTACGAGGACGAAAAGGTCATCCTCAGCCAGACGATCATATATTCAGAACCGGATGACTATCGTATCTACCGGTTCTGGACGAATTATTATAATTCCAGCGATCTTAAACAGATTCTGGAGGGCAGGGGATTTTCGGATGTCACCTGTTATGAGAATGTTCTCTCCACTGAGGATTTTTACTGTGCGGAGACCGTTGATTTCTATACTGCAATAAAGTGA
- a CDS encoding winged helix-turn-helix transcriptional regulator, whose protein sequence is MRQIYKISFFAIFILTFLITTASAATDYTVRPSLNIGKEPGTSVAGETVTECQPIPAWLAVAIIIFPSMASFPIEIVGSLKGLLYLGLRRINQGNVLENSNRENIYYFIRENPGIYLRELEKKCTVKRGSLEYHLKILELLHLVAVYKDNNKKRYFANGSTNPEDMALISLIQNKNEKVILSTLYNNKNLDNKELAEKTGFAPSTLSRHLNHLKKSGLIVGEIDGNRINYNISESYYGKLSYYITTESV, encoded by the coding sequence ATGAGACAAATCTATAAAATTTCATTTTTTGCTATTTTTATCCTAACATTCTTAATTACTACTGCCAGTGCTGCTACTGATTATACAGTAAGACCATCCCTGAATATTGGAAAAGAACCAGGTACATCCGTAGCAGGAGAGACTGTCACAGAATGCCAGCCGATTCCTGCATGGCTGGCAGTCGCAATTATTATATTTCCATCTATGGCCTCTTTTCCAATTGAGATTGTCGGATCCCTGAAAGGATTGTTGTATCTGGGATTACGGAGAATCAATCAGGGAAATGTCCTGGAAAATTCAAACAGGGAAAATATATATTATTTCATCCGGGAAAATCCTGGAATATATCTAAGAGAGCTTGAAAAGAAATGTACTGTCAAAAGGGGATCACTGGAGTACCATCTGAAGATTCTCGAACTGCTACATCTTGTGGCAGTTTACAAGGATAATAACAAGAAAAGGTACTTTGCCAACGGTTCAACGAATCCTGAAGATATGGCATTAATTTCATTGATCCAGAATAAAAACGAGAAAGTGATATTATCAACTTTATACAATAATAAAAACCTTGATAACAAGGAATTAGCTGAAAAAACCGGTTTTGCACCATCAACCCTCAGCAGACATCTTAATCACCTGAAGAAATCAGGACTGATTGTAGGAGAAATCGACGGCAACAGGATAAATTACAATATTTCGGAGTCATATTATGGTAAACTATCTTATTATATCACAACAGAATCCGTTTAA
- a CDS encoding peptidase, which produces MKKLKRKFCIIMIFLILAMISVSIVSANAETGYIVRPSENEDPIIITKLSDTITQSETNRHQMSVGNQVDYLEIYHNWQSTSDSLSLTIYTPSWQKIGTFHDLDDDTLDGKIHIDIVPNGNYVEQGTWTFDVYGESVSSRRSYTFNLISH; this is translated from the coding sequence GTGAAAAAATTGAAGCGAAAATTTTGCATAATTATGATTTTTTTGATTCTAGCTATGATTTCTGTATCTATAGTTTCTGCAAATGCTGAGACAGGTTATATTGTGCGCCCGTCTGAGAACGAAGATCCGATCATCATCACAAAATTATCAGATACAATTACTCAATCCGAAACCAACAGACATCAGATGTCTGTCGGTAACCAAGTAGATTATCTTGAAATATACCATAACTGGCAGTCGACCTCCGATTCGCTGTCGTTAACGATATACACACCTTCATGGCAAAAAATTGGAACATTCCATGATTTAGATGACGACACTCTTGATGGTAAAATTCATATCGATATTGTCCCTAATGGAAATTATGTTGAGCAGGGTACGTGGACATTTGATGTTTACGGCGAAAGTGTCTCATCACGGAGATCATATACATTCAACCTTATATCCCATTAA
- a CDS encoding Fe-only nitrogenase accessory AnfO family protein, with the protein MCPCEACEGNKTEVAVILGSEGTTGILSEPGTVRVYERGDDCSWQPIRETGFEMKGESLQEIRLKISGLMDFLGDCRIFVARAASGAVFFELQKAGFSIWEIEGRPAEFLDDVVEEEEAEEKAGKSTVFEIPAPLEISPNNYTISIKDVQGKIPGISSKKILQHFVRTGDFERLEVICDHVPPWIELDAVMSGLDCESEKTGPGEYLVVLTPKRAES; encoded by the coding sequence ATGTGTCCATGTGAAGCCTGCGAAGGGAATAAAACCGAAGTTGCAGTAATCCTGGGTTCCGAAGGGACTACGGGAATACTCTCCGAGCCCGGAACGGTCAGAGTATACGAAAGAGGCGATGACTGCTCGTGGCAGCCCATCCGCGAGACCGGGTTCGAGATGAAAGGAGAATCCCTTCAGGAGATCAGGCTTAAGATCTCCGGCCTGATGGATTTCTTAGGGGACTGCCGTATCTTTGTGGCGAGAGCCGCAAGCGGGGCTGTTTTCTTCGAACTCCAGAAGGCCGGTTTCTCAATCTGGGAGATCGAAGGACGGCCGGCTGAATTTCTCGATGACGTCGTCGAAGAGGAGGAAGCCGAAGAGAAAGCCGGAAAGTCAACCGTATTCGAGATCCCTGCACCCCTTGAAATATCTCCAAATAACTATACCATCTCTATCAAAGATGTCCAGGGAAAGATTCCCGGCATCAGCAGTAAAAAGATACTCCAGCATTTCGTCAGGACAGGAGATTTCGAGCGGCTCGAGGTAATTTGCGACCACGTCCCCCCGTGGATCGAACTCGATGCCGTTATGAGCGGACTTGACTGCGAGTCCGAAAAGACGGGGCCGGGAGAGTACCTTGTCGTCCTGACCCCTAAGAGAGCCGAATCATAA
- a CDS encoding 2Fe-2S ferredoxin — translation MQKPKYHIFVCSSSKPNGQQKGYCHSQAGVDILMRFVEEIDERDLGGEVFVNNTGCFGICDKGPIVVVYPDNVWYGSVTPDDVEEILDEHIEGGNVVTRLEI, via the coding sequence TTGCAGAAACCAAAATACCACATATTCGTATGTTCAAGTTCAAAGCCAAACGGCCAGCAGAAGGGATACTGCCATTCCCAGGCAGGAGTGGATATCCTGATGAGATTCGTTGAAGAGATAGATGAACGAGACCTCGGCGGAGAAGTGTTCGTCAACAATACCGGGTGCTTCGGGATATGCGACAAGGGACCGATCGTTGTCGTATACCCGGACAATGTCTGGTACGGGTCCGTCACGCCCGATGACGTGGAGGAGATCCTCGACGAGCACATCGAAGGCGGGAATGTCGTAACCCGCCTGGAGATTTGA
- a CDS encoding nitrogenase component 1: protein MSDSIHTSTGRTDTAKLVNENQCHMCMPLGGVVAFKGVEGSMALVHGSQGCSTYMRLTNVEHYHEPIDVASSSLNEKQTIYGGEQNLMKALDNVRRVYKPKVIGVLTTCLTETMGEDLNRIISTYKAEKGEIDTDIIPVSTPSYDKSHTEGFWTATRDIIAHYARKDIAYHKRINVIIPHISTADIKAIKMILDTWGVEYTLLPDYSMTLDRPFAGKYMKIPDGGTPTSAIAEMSGAPVTIQFGLTCEKNISPGHYLEENFGVPLINLPLPIGIGNTDMFMDTLKRITGKPMPKNLGYERGWLIDAMADSHKYNASARPVIYGEPELVYAYTSLCLENGSIPSVIATGSAHSRLIPALERLLEESDCDEYPVILEGADFSMIEAVALEAGSNIAIGHSGGRLLEEKHDIRIVRAGFPIHDRVGGQRILSAGYAGTLSFLDRFTNTILEKKHSSYRELRKQELLSKIAAVTETGFTAE, encoded by the coding sequence ATGTCAGACTCCATTCACACCAGCACTGGTCGCACGGATACCGCCAAACTTGTCAACGAGAACCAGTGCCACATGTGCATGCCGCTCGGAGGAGTTGTCGCCTTCAAGGGCGTCGAAGGATCTATGGCCCTGGTTCACGGTTCGCAGGGATGCAGCACATACATGAGACTGACCAACGTGGAGCATTACCACGAACCGATCGACGTGGCATCATCATCCCTGAACGAGAAGCAGACCATCTACGGTGGTGAACAGAATCTCATGAAGGCGCTCGACAATGTGAGGAGAGTCTATAAGCCGAAGGTTATAGGAGTCCTTACGACCTGCCTGACCGAGACGATGGGAGAGGACCTGAACAGGATAATCTCCACGTACAAGGCCGAGAAGGGAGAGATCGATACCGACATAATCCCTGTCTCGACTCCGAGCTACGATAAGAGCCACACCGAAGGATTCTGGACCGCGACCAGGGACATAATCGCACACTACGCAAGAAAGGACATCGCCTACCACAAGAGGATCAACGTGATAATCCCGCATATCAGCACTGCCGATATAAAGGCAATCAAAATGATCCTCGATACATGGGGCGTTGAATACACGCTCCTGCCCGACTATTCCATGACTCTTGACCGCCCGTTCGCCGGAAAGTACATGAAGATCCCGGACGGCGGAACACCTACGTCGGCTATTGCGGAGATGAGCGGTGCCCCGGTTACGATCCAGTTCGGGCTCACCTGCGAGAAGAACATCTCGCCCGGACATTACCTCGAGGAGAACTTCGGCGTGCCCCTGATCAACCTGCCCCTGCCGATAGGCATCGGGAATACAGACATGTTCATGGACACCCTGAAGAGAATCACCGGAAAGCCCATGCCGAAGAACCTGGGTTACGAACGTGGTTGGCTTATCGATGCAATGGCCGATTCGCACAAGTACAATGCATCGGCAAGGCCGGTGATCTACGGCGAGCCCGAACTGGTCTATGCCTATACCTCATTATGCCTTGAGAATGGCTCGATCCCTTCGGTAATCGCGACGGGATCGGCCCACTCGCGGCTGATTCCTGCACTCGAAAGGCTCCTTGAAGAATCGGACTGCGACGAGTACCCGGTTATCCTCGAAGGTGCGGACTTCTCCATGATCGAAGCGGTTGCACTTGAGGCTGGTTCGAATATCGCAATTGGCCATTCGGGAGGAAGACTGCTCGAGGAGAAGCACGACATCAGGATCGTCCGGGCCGGTTTTCCGATCCATGACCGCGTCGGAGGCCAGAGGATACTTTCTGCAGGATACGCAGGAACTTTATCATTCCTCGACCGGTTTACAAACACCATACTCGAAAAGAAGCACTCGTCATACCGCGAACTAAGGAAGCAGGAGCTGCTCTCGAAGATAGCCGCGGTAACGGAGACAGGATTTACAGCAGAATAA
- the nifE gene encoding nitrogenase iron-molybdenum cofactor biosynthesis protein NifE has protein sequence MTMDNTCSLTAETDNLITERRNSIVTTGKNKSSICCTSDSLAGAVSQRACVFCGARVVLNPVTDAIHLVHGPIGCASYTYDIRGSLSSGSENYRKSFSTDMKEKDVIFGGEKKLAACIDELVEKYNPPAIFVYSTCVVGMIGDDIIAVCKNASQTYGIDVIPVESSGFVSGNKVVGYRAAGEALYKLITPKEGDVIEKTRKLNFLGEYNLGGEKWVVERYLREMGIEINVAMTGDSTVEALKKSPGSCLNLVQCTGSMHWLANKMQEDFGIPYIDVNFFGADNTAESLRKIAEFYDDPEITARCEALIEREIGAVREVNEKYRKKLEGKRAAIYVGGAFKAFAIIRQLQDLGMEIVLTGTQTGKQEEYERMGRLLSEGTVIIDDANPAEIEKFLVEKKVDVMAGGVKERFLAYKLGVGFIDHNHDRKDGLIGFEGAIKFIREVYATTCSPVWKYMREEKGGSE, from the coding sequence ATGACAATGGATAACACATGTTCGCTGACAGCAGAGACAGACAACCTGATCACAGAGCGCCGGAATTCGATCGTTACCACAGGTAAAAACAAGAGCAGCATATGCTGCACGTCAGACAGCCTGGCAGGCGCGGTAAGCCAGCGGGCATGTGTTTTCTGCGGTGCAAGGGTCGTTTTGAATCCGGTAACCGATGCAATCCACCTGGTTCACGGACCGATAGGCTGCGCCTCGTATACGTACGATATACGGGGCAGTCTTTCGAGCGGTTCTGAAAACTACAGGAAGAGCTTCTCCACGGATATGAAGGAGAAGGACGTAATCTTCGGAGGGGAGAAGAAGCTGGCCGCCTGCATAGACGAACTGGTGGAGAAGTACAACCCTCCCGCGATATTCGTCTACTCTACCTGCGTTGTCGGGATGATCGGGGACGACATCATTGCCGTCTGTAAGAATGCCTCGCAGACATACGGGATAGACGTAATCCCGGTCGAGTCGAGCGGTTTCGTATCGGGCAACAAGGTTGTTGGTTACCGGGCTGCAGGAGAGGCACTCTACAAGCTCATAACTCCAAAGGAAGGAGATGTCATCGAGAAGACAAGAAAGCTGAACTTCCTCGGCGAATACAACCTCGGAGGAGAGAAGTGGGTCGTCGAGAGATATCTCCGCGAGATGGGGATCGAGATCAATGTCGCAATGACAGGCGATTCGACGGTCGAAGCCCTGAAGAAGTCTCCCGGTTCGTGCCTGAACCTCGTGCAGTGTACAGGTTCGATGCACTGGCTGGCGAACAAGATGCAGGAAGACTTCGGCATACCGTACATCGATGTGAACTTCTTCGGTGCGGACAACACGGCCGAGAGCCTTAGAAAGATCGCTGAGTTCTATGACGACCCGGAGATTACCGCACGCTGCGAAGCCCTTATCGAAAGGGAGATCGGAGCAGTAAGAGAAGTCAACGAGAAGTACAGGAAGAAGCTCGAAGGAAAGCGTGCCGCGATCTACGTTGGCGGTGCTTTCAAGGCGTTTGCAATCATCCGCCAGCTCCAGGATCTCGGGATGGAGATCGTCCTTACCGGAACCCAGACAGGAAAGCAGGAAGAGTACGAGAGAATGGGCAGACTGCTCAGCGAAGGAACGGTCATTATCGATGATGCAAATCCGGCGGAGATAGAGAAGTTCCTGGTCGAGAAGAAGGTCGACGTCATGGCAGGCGGTGTGAAGGAGCGTTTCCTTGCATACAAGCTGGGCGTCGGCTTTATCGACCACAATCACGACAGGAAAGACGGCCTCATCGGATTTGAAGGGGCTATAAAGTTCATCCGCGAGGTATATGCCACCACATGCTCACCGGTGTGGAAGTACATGAGAGAAGAGAAGGGAGGATCTGAATAA